Proteins from one Flavobacterium branchiarum genomic window:
- the rfbC gene encoding dTDP-4-dehydrorhamnose 3,5-epimerase, producing MKIEETFIKDLIIVEPTVFGDERGYFFESYSKTKFNDLGIDIDFVQDNQSFSKKGTLRGLHYQNPPFAQTKLVRVLEGEIIDVAVDLRKNSPTYGKAFSILLSAENKKQLLVPQGFAHGFSVISETASVMYKCDAFYNKDSEGGIKYDDPSLNIDWGMNLEGAIVSEKDQILPFIDNCNSLF from the coding sequence ATGAAAATTGAAGAAACATTTATAAAAGATTTAATAATTGTTGAGCCAACAGTTTTTGGCGATGAAAGGGGGTATTTCTTTGAATCATACAGCAAGACCAAGTTCAATGATTTAGGGATTGATATTGACTTTGTTCAAGATAATCAATCTTTTTCAAAAAAAGGAACTTTACGAGGTTTACATTATCAAAACCCACCATTTGCACAAACTAAATTGGTGCGTGTTTTAGAAGGAGAAATAATTGATGTTGCAGTTGATTTAAGGAAAAATTCGCCTACTTATGGTAAAGCGTTTAGTATATTACTATCTGCAGAAAATAAAAAACAATTGTTAGTTCCTCAAGGATTTGCTCATGGCTTCTCAGTGATAAGCGAAACGGCTTCAGTAATGTATAAATGTGATGCGTTTTATAATAAAGATTCTGAAGGAGGAATAAAATATGACGATCCATCATTAAATATTGATTGGGGAATGAATCTAGAGGGTGCAATTGTTTCAGAAAAAGATCAAATTCTTCCTTTTATTGATAATTGCAATAGTTTGTTTTAA
- the rfbD gene encoding dTDP-4-dehydrorhamnose reductase — MEKILVTGANGQLGSELSLLSLNFPQFQWIFADRTVITLDNLDLLNVQLNDIKPTIILNCGAYTAVDKAETEKDLANVINNLAVGVLARYSAKNEIKLLHVSTDYVFDGTSSVALDEEAPTQPINIYGETKRAGELVCLQENPNAIIIRTSWVYSQFGNNFVKTMQRLMQERDSISVVNDQIGSPTYAADLAEAIIKIILSEKWIPGIYNYSNEGEISWYEFAIAIKNIGGYNCEVNGIPSSAYPTPAKRPSFSLLDKNKIKEVYGVDVPSYKESLKKMMAQL; from the coding sequence ATGGAAAAAATACTTGTAACAGGAGCAAATGGTCAACTAGGATCTGAACTTTCTCTATTGTCATTAAATTTCCCGCAATTCCAATGGATTTTTGCGGATAGGACTGTTATAACTTTAGATAATCTAGATCTACTTAATGTACAATTAAATGATATAAAACCCACAATTATTTTAAATTGTGGTGCTTATACAGCGGTTGATAAAGCAGAAACAGAGAAAGATTTAGCTAATGTAATTAACAATTTGGCAGTAGGAGTACTAGCGAGATATTCGGCTAAAAATGAAATTAAATTGCTTCATGTATCTACAGATTATGTTTTTGATGGAACATCTTCAGTAGCTCTTGATGAAGAAGCTCCAACGCAACCTATAAATATTTACGGAGAAACTAAGAGAGCTGGGGAGTTAGTTTGTTTACAAGAAAATCCCAATGCTATTATAATAAGAACATCGTGGGTTTATAGCCAATTTGGAAACAATTTTGTGAAAACAATGCAGCGATTAATGCAGGAAAGAGATTCGATAAGTGTAGTAAATGACCAAATCGGATCGCCAACTTACGCCGCTGACTTAGCAGAAGCTATAATTAAAATCATTTTATCTGAAAAATGGATTCCTGGAATTTATAATTATTCGAATGAAGGGGAAATCAGTTGGTATGAATTTGCAATAGCTATAAAAAATATTGGAGGGTATAATTGTGAAGTAAATGGAATTCCTTCTTCAGCATATCCTACTCCTGCGAAACGTCCTTCTTTTTCTTTATTAGATAAAAATAAAATTAAGGAAGTCTACGGTGTAGATGTTCCAAGTTACAAAGAGAGTTTGAAAAAAATGATGGCACAGTTATAG
- the rfbA gene encoding glucose-1-phosphate thymidylyltransferase RfbA, producing MKGIILAGGSGTRLHPLTLAMSKQMMPVYDKPMIYYPLSTLMMAGINEILIISTPHDLPNFKKLLGDGENLGCKFSYAEQAIPNGLAQAFVIGEEFIGDDDVALILGDNIFFGANMQELLRSNTKPKGGVVFAYHVSDPERYGVVEFDQDFKAISIEEKPENPKSHYAVPGLYFYNNSVVEIAKNIQPSARGEYEITDVNKVYLSKEALKVGILSRGTAWLDTGTFNSLMQAGQFVQVLEERQGLKVGCIEEIAWRQGFIDDTQLEQLALPLVKSGYGAYLMDFLKPKRASVKI from the coding sequence ATGAAAGGAATTATTTTAGCAGGAGGTTCTGGTACAAGATTGCATCCGTTAACACTTGCAATGAGCAAGCAAATGATGCCTGTGTATGATAAACCAATGATTTATTACCCGTTGTCAACTTTGATGATGGCAGGGATAAATGAGATTTTAATTATTTCAACGCCTCATGATTTACCAAATTTTAAAAAATTATTAGGAGATGGAGAAAATCTGGGTTGTAAATTCAGTTATGCGGAGCAAGCTATTCCAAACGGTTTAGCACAAGCTTTTGTAATTGGAGAAGAATTTATAGGGGATGATGATGTCGCTCTAATATTAGGAGACAATATATTTTTTGGAGCCAATATGCAAGAACTCTTGCGTTCCAACACTAAACCAAAAGGAGGAGTTGTTTTTGCATACCATGTTTCGGATCCTGAACGTTATGGAGTAGTAGAATTTGATCAAGATTTTAAAGCGATTTCAATTGAAGAAAAACCAGAAAACCCTAAATCTCATTATGCTGTTCCAGGGTTGTATTTTTATAATAATTCCGTTGTTGAAATAGCAAAAAATATTCAGCCAAGTGCACGTGGAGAATATGAAATTACCGATGTGAATAAAGTTTACCTATCAAAAGAAGCTTTAAAAGTTGGAATTTTAAGCAGAGGAACAGCTTGGCTAGATACAGGAACTTTTAATAGTTTGATGCAGGCTGGGCAGTTTGTTCAGGTTTTAGAAGAACGCCAAGGTTTAAAAGTTGGTTGTATTGAAGAGATTGCTTGGAGGCAAGGTTTTATTGATGATACTCAACTTGAACAACTAGCATTACCCCTTGTTAAGTCTGGGTATGGAGCTTATTTAATGGATTTTTTAAAACCAAAAAGAGCTAGCGTTAAAATTTAA